Sequence from the Phragmites australis chromosome 11, lpPhrAust1.1, whole genome shotgun sequence genome:
aatcgagaaaactggtcgataaatcaagaaaactgAGCAGTTACCGATAAAACCGAGAGGTTACCGATAATGcaaaaaattcgagaaaacggctcgataaatcaagaaaatcgcTTGGTAAACGGAGAATCTGGCAtttcttttttccaaatttcaaattttagcaaatgaattttatAGAAATTTCAACCGAATTTTAAGCTGTTATTGCGATAATCGTACATTTTTTGTTACCGCTGGGACCGACTACCGACACCCAACGGTAACTAAGACCTTGATGCAAACTAGTATGCACTATTTCGTACAAGTTGCAACCAAAATTGCTTAAGGAAATGATATATTCCCATTGATAAGATCGGCTATATGTGTTGCTTGCAAGCGAATGCCATCTGTGAGAACAACCCTTCACCTAAGCTACCAACAACTATTGCCGGTTCCTTCCTGTGACTTGATACAATTGTCGGGCACAAGGATGTCGAACCCACTCAACGTCCACTCTGCCTCGGCATTCTCGCTGACGTATATCTCCGTGCCTACGTCTAGCGACGTCCATCGCCTCTTCGCCGGCGGCGTGCCTGGATCCTGCAACCACGGAAAAACGTCGTTCATCATCTCGTTACCACGGCACTGACGAAAACAAGGCAGAGTTTATGCATCCAAACCTGATAGAAATAGAGCGCGTGCGACATTGCCCCGACGTCCAACTCCCAGGCCCTGGGGTCGCCGACCCAGCCCTGCCCCTTCGCCGTGGGGTACCCGAACTCGCCCCACACAGGATGGGGCACGATCTGCAGGATCTCCTGCGGCTGCGGGTTGCTGTAAGGGTCGCAGTACGTCGTCGGCTGCTCGGCGTGCCGCGCATTCCCGGGGGAGCAGTAGACGTGGTACGCGCCGTAGGGGAACCGCGCGGTGTCCTTGCGGTGCACGCGGGTGCCGTTCCGGAACGTGTGCCACGGCGGGCACTGGTCGATCCGCGTGGGGCGGCACCACGCCGGCGTCTCCGGGTTGATGATCATCTCGCTGTACCGCGTCACGTCGGTGGCCACGTCGCCGTCGCAGGGCCGACCGTCGTTCTTCCAGCAGCTGCCCATGTCCATCAGGTAGAACTGACTGTTGGGCCCGCCGCCCTGCTTCACCTCCAGGGTCACCCGCACCTTGAAGTCCGGTGATTCCGGCACCTGATCGATAGGTGCACAAAACTCTCGGTCACATAGGAATTAGGAAACGAACCCGAGATATGCTACATCACGTGGTCGACGACAACATTGAGATCCAAAGCAACGCAAGACAAAAGTATCGTGCCCAACACAACAGAGCAATTTTTGTATTGCCGTTGTTCACGAAGTGGTAGATAACAaactgtttattttttttcaaattccaAATGTAAAAGCCGGAGAATCTGGGAAAACCTAAACGTGAAAAACCCCACCAGGATTGGATTTAGGTGCGACACAACCCTCTTAGTAAAAACGGCAAAAGTACTTACAATCTTGGTCATGCCTCTGGTGTCGTAGTGGTATCCGCCGGAGAATCCTCTGGTGGCGTCGGAGCGCAGGTACAGCATCAGCCACGGGTACTTCCTCGACGTCACCAGCTTGTGGTGGAACGCCCACCCgctgccgccgctcgccgcaACCTCCTTCTCCCACGTCACCGAGTAGTACGACACATCATTGCTCTCAAGATCCGCCGCGTCCAGGTCATATGTGCCGAACAGACCACCGCGCAGCCACCGGCCGCCGTCGTCGAGCGCGGTGTAGTTGTGGAACACCAGCGGCTGGTTCATGCACCCAGCCCCTCCGGGACACGGAAACCGGGACGTCTGCGGGAACGGGCGCGCCGGGCGGCCGTTCTCCGGGCAGATGGCCGCGGTGGTATCGAGGTTGCCGTTCTTGAGCATGACCATCCAGAACTGCCACGGCGCCGGGTCGTCAGACACCTGGCACCGGTCGCCGAGGTAGAGCTCCTTTGCCGCTGCGTACCGGTCGATGTCGGTGACGGTCTCATCCGCCGGCGCTCCGGGGAACGGGTCGCCCGTGCGGAGATTGTTGTCGGCGTCGGTTACCCTGTGCAGCACCTCGTACACCGGCTGGCCGTGCTCGTCTACGCTAGAGTCTGCAAAGATTATCCTTGTTGGAAAACTCAAGTGTGAGTGCCGAATTGACAAGATCAGAGCAGAATGGATCGACCGAGATCGAAGCAATCGGCGCCGCGGGGACTGCCCATCCCGGGGGCCTCCTGCCCAACCTCGTTGCAGAAGTTCCAGGCTTCCCAGGCCACGCGGAGGCCGTCGCGCCGCATGCCAGGGTCCCCGACCGCGGAGACGTAGCCACGGCCATGCGTCCTGATGGCCTGAGCCGCCGGGCAGGAGCACGAGAGAAGGAAGACGAGGAGGGAGGTGGCCGCGGCCGGCCGCGCGGCCATTGGGGAAAGTGGTTGCTGGACTGCGGCAGCTGATGCGGAACGTAATGGTCAATCGTGGTGAGGATTGAAACGGTGGTTGGCACGGCGCTGGGCTCCAGCGTCCAAGACAAGCCAAGGTGGGCGTTCAGAAATTGCCGTCGAGCTCGAGCAGCTGAGTGGGGAGCTATCATGCCTCGTGCGTACGCGgccacacctctctctctccctctctctctctctctctctctctctctctctctctctctctctctccgtctgAGTCCATTCGGCGCCGCCCACGGAAAAGGCGGTTATTTCTGTTGTTTTCTGGCAATAGTTTGTTTTGATTTGGTGTTGGTAAGTTTTCCTGCGGTAATTAAGAACATGAAACCCTCGCGTACATCGCCTAAAGTTCACAGACGTACGAACGAACATCTCCAAAAGCGACGTGTCCGCGGATGAGACGAAACGGAGATCAATCTCGTGCGTTGATGCTAGACAGGGTTGGTTAATAAGTAGACG
This genomic interval carries:
- the LOC133885431 gene encoding uncharacterized protein LOC133885431 — encoded protein: MAARPAAATSLLVFLLSCSCPAAQAIRTHGRGYVSAVGDPGMRRDGLRVAWEAWNFCNEVGQEAPGMGSPRGADCFDLDSSVDEHGQPVYEVLHRVTDADNNLRTGDPFPGAPADETVTDIDRYAAAKELYLGDRCQVSDDPAPWQFWMVMLKNGNLDTTAAICPENGRPARPFPQTSRFPCPGGAGCMNQPLVFHNYTALDDGGRWLRGGLFGTYDLDAADLESNDVSYYSVTWEKEVAASGGSGWAFHHKLVTSRKYPWLMLYLRSDATRGFSGGYHYDTRGMTKIVPESPDFKVRVTLEVKQGGGPNSQFYLMDMGSCWKNDGRPCDGDVATDVTRYSEMIINPETPAWCRPTRIDQCPPWHTFRNGTRVHRKDTARFPYGAYHVYCSPGNARHAEQPTTYCDPYSNPQPQEILQIVPHPVWGEFGYPTAKGQGWVGDPRAWELDVGAMSHALYFYQDPGTPPAKRRWTSLDVGTEIYVSENAEAEWTLSGFDILVPDNCIKSQEGTGNSCW